The following nucleotide sequence is from Cicer arietinum cultivar CDC Frontier isolate Library 1 chromosome 2, Cicar.CDCFrontier_v2.0, whole genome shotgun sequence.
GATAGAAATGTAGCTTCGAGCCTCTAGCCTGGGCAAATTCTTGTGAAGAGCCTGCCTTAAGCTATGATTGACTTGTGCCCCAAGAGAAGAGCTCAATTGGCTAGCAACGGACTTAAGGTGAGTGGAAGTGAAATCCAATGCCTCTTCCAAAATATCCTCTCCATGAATCATCATATGTGAAGCTTTGTACAAGCTTAACATTCCTTGAACATCTGTAATAAGTTTTTCACTAAAATTTCCTTGTTCATCCTTGAATTTGTTGAACACATCTACCATTAAATTGAAGTCCATTAGAAAGAATAACATTTGAAGaaacttaaataataattaagaaagATTAATAGTACTCTCTTATACTTTTTCTAAGGTACATATTAGTCCTATTTGTGGTCTTAATTATAAGATTTTCACATCAATGTTCATTGTTTTTGGTCCTAAAAAAGccattttcaatatatttttttgatctatgtaattttaagttttgtttCTTAGATATCGGGTGGAGCAGTTTGATCAAGAGATAGAAAAAGTTCTTctttcattatttaatttaaaaaaagttatttcattaaaataaaattgaaatacgACACTATCATTgtgaaaataagtaaatatatgaatgttatttcttacaactttaaaaaatattattatggatatttaaatatgtattgagtgttcatttgaaatgttttgagttagaaaatattttgatttataatattttatgattggatttaagatatttgaataatttttaaatttaataataacaatatcatttatttatcaatttttttagttaaagcgtGGGTAATGGGTACGGGCACTTAAGTACCTAGAGGGTAAGGGTACGgttattaaagttgatacccaagagGATACGGGTAGAGcatgtgtattttttaaatCGCGGGTATGAGGACAtgtactatagtaccctacccatTGCCATCCCTATCAttaaattctctttaagtgaaattcaagaaaaacaaggttgactgaaattaactACGATTCAATTATTTccttaatacaaaatattatttttaagtaaaaatccATTTTCCACGCCCGTGTACCAAACAAAtttcattcatgcaactctttgagatcattagtacctaaatgttggtatAAAGGGTTAGTTTATCCTAcggtaaaaattaaattaaataataagttaacaaccataaaatataaatataaaatctctttgtaataaaatatttagtgaaattgatttttaataattctCAAAGACGTATCAAGTCATAAAATGTACCTAAATAATTCAAATAGTAACTCACCTAGAACacataattagatcaaaataaaaataacaataaaacgTGTGCAAGTTATGCCCCTAAGGTGTCCACAAAGAAGTCACACATACCAAGGAGAAGAATTAAACTAACCACTAAGGCGTcgacaaagatgcatatgacatttcatgataatgataatgatgctcaaggTACATGTCACAATTCACTTAGGTAACTAAAAAGATAAATTGTTCAAAACATGTACAAATCACCAGTCATttaagcaaccacaaagataaaaggTTCACAACACATATCACCAGCCAGTTAGACAACTACAAGGAGAACAATGTTCAAAACAAAATCACCAGTCACCtagacaaccacaaagataaaatattcaagatgaaattttaatcatatatgatatcaaatttatattctcatggaTGCTCGAAATCAAGAATCAGTAATTTCACTATCTCAAACATTGAACACATAAACACGTGAATAAATGTCTCAAAATCATAACTTTCATTTCATATACTATAAAATTGGAGTAGCAACTTGTTATTGATACACATTACCAGTTAAATCACGATGAACACGTACAAATAGAAACTTTATTCTTTCAACTATAAAATTCCTCTCATTATTAGTCGTTTAAGCATACAAATCAAACTTTATACTAATGCATTTCAATGATTAACTTTCTCATATTAtcatgattaaaaatataagtttttcaTCAATTTCCTCAACACACGTATATTgtttataaaagtaaaaaatttaaaattaaaatactcaaaaagacaagactttaaataaaatacatcataacaaatatattattatatcctAATAAACATCagaactttataattaagtacactaGAACACATAAGAATTGCAATGTTACGTTCAACATTTTCACAACAAGCATACTTatcatgttataataaaaataaaatagaacttTTTAATTATGTTCATCAAGACAACCATAATactcaaaaaaaatcaaaacattatagttaaaTACAAACATGaaatcaactttttcttttaagacatcataCCAATATCTTACAAACCACTCATTTAATATCTACCCTAACTTTGCATGGAGAAAAATCTTTATCTTAAGCGCTTTCTTtgttaacacctctaaatttccACGAGATATAGCTCACAAGACAACGATAAATTCAATAGGAAGAGATATTGGAATTTACTTAATAgacttagaaaattattttagaagtgTATGAGTGATGAATGGGAGTGAGAGCAAGAGGGCCTAATGTATGAACAGAGGAAGGAGTCGTGAGATTATTAAAATAAGGGGGAATTTCAATAGTTATTTACGTTGCAATATTACTATTGATTTCTTTGTCTAAAATTAAAGTGcacttaatttcaaaattatactACCAATCGGTTATGTTTCCCTTCCTTTTGTTTGTGATATAAAATTTGGGAACTTAGGAGAAAACAAAAGTAAGTGCGAGAAAAGAATAGGAAGACATTGATGTGTAAACTgcctttttaaattttttctactAATAGTTATGAAACCAAAAATAGTCTAGAATTCTTTTtatagataattaaaataaaatcataattttagtttaagaGATAGGGAAGCGTGAGATATAACAAAGGAGGagagtctttttttttttgcctcttaattacacaaaaaaataaaattcataattaaatttgtaacCTTCATTTCAAATATGAATTAAAGGTTGTAAGAAGGAGAGATAGCGAGACCATGGTGTTGAGAATGAGGGAATGTACAATCTCTCTTCTCTTAATTGATTGATACAAAGACATAAAGTTTACATTATGCTAAGacaacaccatgaattgtcataaaattttgtcatgaaggagagtaaaagaaatGAGTCAAATCACTTTTTTATACTAAAGCTGGATGaaccaaatatattttcaagcaAGACgcaatattcaaataaaaaaatatccaaCACATCCCTTTCATGATTATCTAAACTAATCAAAGGCTATTATTATTCAAGTAAAATACaaagtgataaaatttaatttaatttctttacacataaaataaattattaattaaataataaatcatgacaattactaaaaagacacatataaaatacatatgaAAATATCAGGGTGTTACATAATCTCTCtctcagatttttgaactaaaaaaatgacgatttaacatattttagaTTACGTGAgatacaattatattttatagaaCAATCAAGATGCATTAACtattcatatatcattaattaaattacaaatatgaaaaatttatgtagttgaaagttaagtttttaagGTGGTTTATTCtgattttatgagtgttaatcattctataATCATCGTATCATATGACACATTATTTAAAGCATGTCACGTCGCCATTTTCTTTGTTAAAAATTGAtaaagagaaacaaaaaattttaacttttaaaataaaggactaattttgtgaattaataaaaatagcaGAGTTAAAATTGGaattaagccaaaaaaaaaatatatatataagtgtgCCTACCTATGGAGATGTTTCAGAAGGTGGCTTAGGagtgaaaattttaattagaaGTTTTTGGTATAGGTCTTGTGAGTATATGGCGTTGGTTTTGTATTAGTGTATTATTTGTTTATCCTTGTTTTGAAATGTTTGCCGATGGTTAATTGCATGGATTTTTGCAACATTAAGATTTAATCTGTATTTTTATTCCGCTAATGTGACAAATGATTTGGGTTGTGATATCTAATATCttgaaatagtttttaattaaGTTAGGTTTTGGCTTAaccgtttttattttttggaagatgaaaataaaactattttggAGTTTAGGACTTCATATATTTCGTGTGCTTTATGTTTTTCCATCATAAGATACTCCGCCAATCTATCATTTTCTCTCTCATTAATTCGTAAAACATGGGAGAATGTTTTTTTCATGGTCGGGGCTGGATTTAGTATTTTCAAATGAagatgtaattttattttactatttgaagatatgataaaaaatcaaaacatttgaTGTGGTTGATGTCAATTTGGTGGATTTGGAAGATAAGAAAGAACATAGTTTCCAAAAGTGAGGTTGGAAATAAGGACTAGTTGTTGGCACAAATAAAATTAGTTGTTTGAAGTGGCTCTTCCTTGGGATAATTTAGGTGAAAAAATGTGTAGGCTTGGTTTGTGTTTTGTATGCAACTTCTATTAGACTatgcaacattttttttgtGATTATGTGAGTTTTAAGAGTGTATTTACGAGTCAAAATGTTTCAAAGCATACTATATAAGGTTTCTTGTAGTGATTTTTGTCTAACTTGTGAGCACAAAATTTGGTGGGAGTTATCCAATTCTTTTTAGTTGACGAGTAGATTTCTTCTGCTATGATGTTCTATCTGAATCATTTTGATCGGTGTTAATGGTTGGAGTAACTCTTGTACTctctttaataatatttttcttaaaaaaaaaattaaaaacttaaaaaaaatgttttgatttttcaaaTTACTAAAAATGCTAGATAtgtattcaaaattaatattagaaTGGTgtgaaaaatattgaatttatattatcttaaaatttttagttaaagtgaaaataaaataagaaattatgcAAAGAAATCGTCTATTTACTTTGTgaagatatttgttatatattttctaaattttgcgtttttttatttactaaaaattTAACTCGTTTCTGTGAGCCGTTGTAGGCGTACTTTTAAGGCCCAAGCATGGCTTGATAGAAATCTGGTATGGTTAGTtaacctatttaaaagtctttcattttaacatttttgaataagtaatcaaacatacttttaaatagattaacgaattaatatgttaatgaaatgaaattctattttgatatttaataagacattttgaagaatatgactttatacACATCCTActtaaattctattttataataatgcatttaaatatgtcaaaaaacTAAACAAGGTTAATATGTGTAAATTGCTAAAAGAAGAATATCTAACAtaaagatcaaaatttaatataaaaattataatagtataaagttatcatttatatttatttaaatatatcggCTTAATAGGTCTAAAAGACTTGTTTTGTGACATGTAACACAAACATTTTAACTAAATCAGGTTTTTTGAGAAGCCTTAGtcttgtttgtttaaaaaaaaaccctagTCTTGTCTAGATATGACGTTGGCTAGATCGTAGGCTCATATCGGTCGACCTGACCTATTCTAAGCTGGTGTTAAACACCACCAAAATCTATTAGACTATTTGACCACATACTATGAGACCGCCACTATCTGACCATTCGATGAAATGTGTAGTTCTGATCATGAGAGGGGTGCCTTAAGATTGTCACATTCGATGGgagaagatttttattttttgttttgcaaaAGAAAAAGTTGAGCTTCTTTTTCATTAAAGGATATCAAAGAACAAAATGACACCAAAACAAACATGATATAGCTATCTTCAACTTAATTTTGTAGAAACGTTTTCCTTCCACGTAGTACTTCATGAGAAGGATTTGTTCTtctcattttaatattaaaatgggAATTCCTTTATATGCCACCATCTCGTTACCCATGTCTAATGACCTAGGACATGAACAAAATTGAAGCCAATTCAATAAACATGGCAGCAACACATGTCTTCCAATAACTTGTTTCATGTATATCCATCACAAACAAATTGTCATGAGGTATTATATATGATGAAGCTGACACAGAACGTGCATTATCATTTTTCTGcatgtaattaatatatatataaaatttattggatcacaaatattttatggCCACACCAttataaacttaaattaatttatttactttaataaaaaatgctAATATAGAACGTGCTCATTTTTCTGCATgcatataattataatatataaaatattgaacTTATAATAACACTCTAAGACGAGCTACTAGTATCCACacacaaaatttgaaactttgttTGGATCACAAAAGTtacttacaaataaattaccATCAAACTaagttattttctttaaatattgtttgcaaatttaatatatatatattatttgtttaattttttaaataaataaaaaatattatatatatatatatatatatatatagtttaattagttaaaattgaatCATTCAATCATCAAAATTAGAATCTTTATGTTATGGGTCATTTTAAGATTTGGAATCATCCATTCTTTTTTCATGGTTTTAATCTAAATATGTGGTTTCCAAACAAATTATGTTTTGGTTtcgtgttttttattttttattttttgtgattcTGTCGTCTTAAATCAACTTTGTTTGATTTTTCATCTTGGTGTGgtatttgtttgatttctcATCTTGGTGCGATGTTTGTCTGATTTATCGTCTTGTTTCGATGTTTATTTGACTTAGATTGATAGATCAACTTCAATCAATTATTGATTCAACCAATGACTAGGTTATCAACGTTCTAGATCCAGAggcataaatattttgattactttgattttgtcaaattatttgCAGGCAATATGTCATTTTATGCTATTGACTTTGATGCAATGAGTATGTTCATagcttcattttattttagcgATGTTGAGTTAGTATTTGTATCTAATGTACTCTATTGATTTGAATAAATAcctatcattttctttttgtcataaaaacaaaaagtcATAGTATAATTAGGTTTGATTGACCGttgaatcatcaaaatttaaaattaaaactttcaaaTCAATAGTACCTAAGTTTAGCGAATatcatacaaaaaaaaacaagttagCTTTAtggtaaattatttataattaaatccCAGTACCTAGGTTCAAACCTAGTAAGATTCATTTTTAGAAAACACTAGAAGGGTGTTGGTAGTGGAGATACTCAAAAAGAATATAAATGTTAAGTTTCATTTTAGCccctatattttaaaagtttcaagttagtctcttattttaatataaCACATTAAAAAACTTGGTTTCttctttgattttaaattattttcctttTGGTTAAAAACTTGTGTTTTTTATAATCATACACACATTAACGTCGTGTGTGtgtcaatatatattatatatagggGTTATATCTAATGAAAATGAAAGGAATTATTATGAGCcctcaaattaaattttacggTGAGATTTAATGGTCTTTCATGTGTCCCTCTTCTTCCTTAGTGATAATGCATTTTTTCGTAATATTAAAACATGTGACTGTTATGCTCCAACCTACTTAATTTATAGTTCCATGAAATCCTTTGTTTGCATCCTCTCCCCTTGCCTTCTTTGTTTGATCCGCTTTTTGCCTGCCATGAAAATCCGGTCTTGAATCTATGTTTCAATAGCACCGATTATGGAAAATCCCTTTTTTCCTCCATAACTTTTTTTGAGTACAATTCCACCACATATAGAAAGATACAAAAGATTAATTTTGAGGTGTTGTGAGAGTGAAagtgtatttaatttacaaataaatttctCCAAGGGCCAAAGCTATAACTTTCTTTTGAGACATTAAGGAAGCAACTGTGACAAGTTCTATTGTGTTCATAGCAGAGCTAACCACAACTTATATCGATATTAACCTAATGttaaatgtaattcaaattgatttgtaattagttagttagaatataGTTAGAATATGGTTAGAAGTTGGTTAAGTTTGTTGTAACTGAATCaacaaaaaattgtttctaTAAAAGCCTTcaaaaccaagaacaatcttgtAATGCTgaaccagaacattctccagactgtccagattgataatcaatcttcgttttctgactttatgtttttcttcccttttcttctcaatttcaattcctctcaaaTATACAACATGTTCTAACTattggcatcaagagcttgGGTTCTAAACCTTGGGAAACACGAGTGAAAGTGTGAGGGGGAATCGAAATTGGAAAACACAAGTGTGAGTGAATTAAGACATGAATGAAGGAGGATTTCCATCGAATTTGCCAATTCTGGATGGGAAGAACTGGGAGAAGTGGTCTGCATCAATGAGATTGTTGCTGGGAGCTCAAGAAGTATTTGAGATTGTTCAAGATGGCTATGAACAACTTGGTGCGAATCCAAcagaaaaacaacaaacaacTTTCAAAGATTGCAAGAAAAGAGATTGCAAGGCATTGTTCTACATCCAGCAAAGTGTGGACTCAAACAATTTTGAAAGGATCTAGAAGGTATCTGCATCAAAAGAGGAATGAGATATTTTGGTGAAGTATTACATAGGTGATGAAAAAACCAAGAAGATCAAACTTTAAATGCTAAGAAGAAAGTATGAATTACTGCAAATGCATAACAATGAGAATGTGACTGATTATTTCAATCGAGTGTAGACAATCACTAATCAGATGAAAGCCAATGGAGAAGTGATGATTGAGGTTGTGATGATTGAAAAGATTTTGAGGATACTAACACAAAGATACGATCACATAGTGGTGGctattgaagaatcaaagaacCTTGATACAATGAAGTTGGAAGATTTGCAAAGCTACCTAGAAGCTCATGAATTAAGGGTAAAAGAAAGAGATAAGGCACACACACAAACACAAGCACTGCAAGCTTAGATCAGCAAGAAGTCCAATCAAGATGGAGTAAAAAACAAGAAATGGAAGGGAAAGTCAAGATGGCACCATAAATAGGATCAAGATGAGGAGGTTGGAGGTTCAAGAAGTCAACAAAACAGTGATAATAAAAGCAAGAAACCATCTGGCAAGAACAAGTTTGACAAAAGGAGGGTCCAatgttataattgtcaaaaatatgggCATTTTGCAGATGAATGCAGATCCAAGAAAGTACGAAGAGATAATGGTGAAGCTCAACTGGCCCAAGAAGACAGTTCTGACTTATATGAAGTGTTACTGATGCCTTCTACAAGCATGGAGGATGACTGTCCAGGATTGTGGTACCTTGACACATGGTGCTCGAATCACATGAATGGCCATAAAGATTGGTTTGTAAGTATTGATGAGAAGGTGAAAAGGGAAATCAGATTTGTAGACAACAGCATAGTAACTGCTGAAGGAGTTGGCAAGATATTGATTCAAAGAATGGATGGCAAATAATCTTTCATATGTGATGTGTTGTATGTGCCAAATATGAAGAGCAATCTGTTAAGCCTTGGACAATTGCTGGAGAAGGGATACTCTATGAGTATGGAGAATGGACAAATGAAGATGTTCGATAGTGCAAATAGGCTTATCTTGAAGGAATTATTGTCCAAGAAAAGAACCTTCAAGATTGAAATCCAGATCAATGAAAATAAGTGTCTTCTTGCAGAAATCAAGAGAGAAGACTGGCTATGGCACCAGAGATTTAGACATCTGAATTTTAGAAGTCTTCAAATGCTGTAAAGTAGTGATATGGTTATAGGAATTTCATAAATTCAAGTGCCAAAGGAGATATGTGAAGAATGTTGTCAAGCCAAGTAGCATAGGAATTCATTTAAATCAGAATTACCAACTAGATCCTCAAGAATGATGGAGGTAACTTTTTCTGATGTTTGTGGTCCATTTGAAGAAATGTCAGTAAGAGGTAATTACTACTTTGTATCATTCATTGGTGATTTTACAAAGAAAATGTGGATATATCTAATCAAAAGAAAGAATGAAGTGTTTGAGATACTTAAAAAATTCAAGAGAATGGCTGAAAAGCAAAGTGGTTCTAGTATGAAAATAATCAGGACAGATGGAGGAGGAGAATATAATTCCCATGAATTCCAtgatttttgtgaaaaagaAAGGATATTGCATGAAGTGACTGCACCATACACTCTCCAACATAATGGCATTGCTGAAAGGAGAAACAGAACTATAGTGAACATGGCCAAGAGCATGTTGAAGGGGAAGAACATGCCTCGTAGATTCTGGGGGGAAGCAGTATCAACTACAATATACATTTTGAATAGGAGTGCAACCACGAGACTGGGCACAAGGACACCTGAAGAAGCTTGGACTAGAAGAAAGCTAGCTATGAATCACTTGAGAGTGTTTGGCTGATTGTGCTTTAGGCATGTACCAGCTCAAAACAGAAGGAAGCTTGATGATAGGGCTGAACAAATGGTGTTGCTAGGTTATGATGCCACTGGGGCTTACAAGCTATATGATCCAAACAAGAACAAAGTGGTGATAAGCAGAGACATACTAGTGGATGAATCAAAAGGTTAAGACTGGACAATGAATGCAGTCAGCCCAATCTAGCAACCAGTAGTGCAGTAGCAGTTGAACTGGTTGAAGACTAGCCAACAGAGGTAGCAAATCAGCCAGCTTTTGAACTTATGAGGAGATCTGCAAGAGCAAGGCAACCTTCAATCATAATGTAGCCATATGAAGTAACATTTGACTCATCCATCAATGGAGATggataattaattcatttttcctTGCTTGTTGAATCAGAACCAATAAGTGATGAAGAAGCATTGACTAATCCTAGATGGATAACAGCAAAGGATGAGGAGCTCAAAGCCATAGAAAAGAACAAGACATGGGAGTTGATGACCCTGCCAGTGAACAAGAGACAATTGATGTGAAATGGGTCTATAAACTGAAATTGAAACCTGATGGGCAGGTTGCCAGGTACAAGGCTAGACTTATAGCAAGGAGATTTTTGCAAAAACATGGGTTGGACTCTGATGAGGtatgatagcgtttcagcaagtgtactaaatcgttgcaagtaataataaaacggtagtaccgagtatcaaactcaaggattgtattttactatcgaattat
It contains:
- the LOC140919428 gene encoding uncharacterized protein, giving the protein MNEGGFPSNLPILDGKNWEKWSASMRLLLGAQEVFEIVQDGYEQLGANPTEKQQTTFKDCKKRDCKTITNQMKANGEVMIEVVMIEKILRILTQRYDHIVVAIEESKNLDTMKLEDLQSYLEAHELRVKERDKDQDEEVGGSRSQQNSDNKSKKPSGKNKFDKRRVQCYNCQKYGHFADECRSKKVRRDNGEAQLAQEDSSDLYEVLLMPSTSMEDDCPGLWYLDTWCSNHMNGHKDWFVSIDEKVKREIRFVDNSIVTAEGVGKILIQRMDGK